Proteins from a genomic interval of Chloroflexota bacterium:
- a CDS encoding methyltransferase domain-containing protein yields MSVHQWDAADYSRNSAMQQRFAVALMERAPLRGDEQILDIGCGDGKVTAQLAAQTPRGAVVGVDVSPDMIQFAQEAYPPAVRPNLRFMVCDASRLNFSAAFDLVVSFSALHWVIDHRPVLAGIHRALKPGGRVLMQFGGQGNMGVLDDIARQIPSDPRWSRFFDGFVYPWGFYGPDEYRPWLKAADFTVTHLALAIRDVTHPGRDGWNAWIRTAWPGYINRIPADQRQAFIDDLGDRYFAHHPIGPDGQAHVRMVRLEVDAYKPAQR; encoded by the coding sequence GTGAGCGTGCATCAGTGGGACGCCGCCGACTATAGCCGCAACTCGGCGATGCAGCAGCGCTTTGCCGTGGCGCTGATGGAGCGCGCCCCGCTGCGCGGCGACGAGCAGATTCTGGACATCGGCTGCGGCGACGGGAAGGTCACCGCGCAACTGGCTGCCCAGACGCCACGCGGGGCAGTGGTCGGTGTAGACGTGTCGCCCGACATGATCCAGTTCGCGCAGGAGGCGTACCCGCCTGCGGTGCGCCCCAACCTGCGCTTCATGGTGTGCGATGCGTCGCGCCTCAACTTCAGCGCGGCGTTTGATCTCGTTGTGTCTTTCTCTGCGTTGCATTGGGTGATCGATCACCGGCCGGTGCTGGCCGGCATTCATCGCGCGTTGAAACCGGGCGGGCGCGTGCTGATGCAGTTTGGCGGCCAGGGTAATATGGGTGTGCTGGACGATATCGCCAGGCAGATTCCGTCCGATCCGCGCTGGAGCCGCTTCTTCGACGGCTTCGTCTACCCGTGGGGATTCTACGGGCCAGACGAGTACCGGCCGTGGCTGAAGGCAGCCGATTTTACGGTAACGCATCTCGCGCTGGCGATTCGCGACGTTACCCATCCGGGTCGCGACGGCTGGAACGCCTGGATCCGCACGGCGTGGCCGGGCTATATCAATCGCATTCCAGCAGATCAGCGGCAGGCGTTCATAGACGATCTCGGTGACCGCTACTTCGCGCATCACCCGATCGGCCCGGACGGTCAGGCGCACGTGCGCATGGTCCGGCTCGAAGTGGACGCGTATAAACCGGCGCAGCGCTGA
- a CDS encoding Type 1 glutamine amidotransferase-like domain-containing protein, protein MKLLLTSGGITNNSIRNALADLLGKPIAASTALFIPTAGHALPNGPFAVWWSTRDWVELGWKAFGVLELTAWASIRQESWLPHLEAADALLVGGGDPLYLCYWMRQSGLTDRLPSLLQRLVYVGMSAGSMVMAPSIGAEFVRWKPPTGGDKTLGFVDFAMFPHLDHEKMPENSLADAEKWAAAMTVPAYAIDDQTAIKVIDGVADVVSEGHWKRFTP, encoded by the coding sequence ATGAAATTACTGCTAACCTCTGGCGGCATCACCAACAACAGCATTCGCAACGCGCTCGCAGACCTGCTGGGAAAACCAATTGCGGCATCGACCGCGCTGTTCATTCCCACCGCAGGACACGCGCTACCCAACGGACCGTTCGCGGTCTGGTGGTCAACACGCGATTGGGTAGAACTGGGCTGGAAAGCGTTTGGAGTGCTGGAGCTTACGGCCTGGGCCAGTATCCGGCAGGAATCCTGGCTGCCGCACCTCGAAGCCGCTGACGCGTTGCTCGTTGGCGGCGGCGATCCGCTGTATCTGTGTTACTGGATGCGGCAATCCGGATTGACAGACCGCTTGCCCTCGCTGCTGCAAAGGCTGGTCTATGTTGGGATGAGCGCGGGGAGCATGGTGATGGCCCCCAGCATTGGGGCGGAGTTCGTCCGCTGGAAGCCGCCCACCGGCGGCGACAAAACGCTGGGCTTCGTTGATTTTGCCATGTTCCCGCACCTGGACCACGAGAAGATGCCGGAGAACTCCTTGGCTGACGCTGAAAAATGGGCCGCCGCCATGACGGTGCCGGCGTACGCGATTGACGACCAGACCGCAATCAAGGTGATCGATGGTGTGGCCGACGTGGTCTCCGAGGGCCATTGGAAACGGTTTACGCCCTAG
- the hemW gene encoding radical SAM family heme chaperone HemW, with protein sequence MMSSLQSPQDALSLYVHVPFCARRCGYCHFNTYEGLERLFVPFADAVCRESAHYAAEIGDAWEVRTLFFGGGTPTYLPQAEFVRILRTLREQWHWQDGAEVTTEANPTHVTGAYLESLLEAGVNRLSYGAQAFDAGLLAMLDREHSVAQIGAAVQVARHAGFTNINLDLMYGLPTQTLAQWRQSLDAALVLQVEHLSLYGLTIDEGTAFKKRVEKGLLPEPDQDLAADMYELAEERLAEAGYRQYEISNWALPCRECHFIDADDLSAEQVMSCRHNLTYWLNEPYLGFGPGAHSFFGERRFWDINPVPVYVDKLSRGESVIGGSETISPALERAETVMLALRLNDGMERSRYMGRFGAPLDEQFGAVLRECAGWGLLTDDGECVRLTPRGRLLSNEVFQRLLPD encoded by the coding sequence ATGATGTCATCTCTGCAGTCACCCCAAGACGCTCTCAGCCTGTATGTTCATGTGCCGTTCTGCGCGCGGCGGTGCGGCTACTGTCACTTCAACACCTACGAGGGGTTGGAGCGCTTGTTTGTGCCGTTCGCGGATGCGGTCTGCCGCGAGAGTGCCCATTACGCAGCCGAGATTGGAGACGCCTGGGAGGTTCGGACCCTGTTCTTTGGCGGTGGCACGCCGACCTATCTGCCGCAAGCCGAGTTTGTGCGCATCTTACGCACTCTGCGCGAGCAGTGGCACTGGCAGGACGGCGCCGAAGTGACGACCGAGGCGAACCCGACGCACGTCACCGGCGCGTATCTCGAGTCGCTGCTTGAGGCAGGCGTCAACCGGCTGTCGTACGGCGCGCAGGCGTTTGACGCCGGCCTGCTGGCGATGCTGGACCGCGAGCACAGCGTCGCGCAGATCGGCGCGGCCGTTCAGGTGGCGCGGCACGCCGGCTTCACGAATATCAACCTCGATCTCATGTACGGACTGCCCACGCAGACGCTGGCGCAGTGGCGTCAATCACTCGATGCGGCGTTGGTGCTGCAGGTCGAGCACCTGTCGCTCTATGGGCTGACCATCGACGAGGGCACGGCGTTCAAGAAACGTGTGGAGAAGGGATTGCTGCCCGAGCCGGATCAGGACCTCGCTGCCGACATGTACGAACTGGCCGAGGAACGGCTGGCCGAGGCGGGCTACCGGCAGTACGAGATCTCAAACTGGGCGCTGCCGTGCCGCGAATGCCACTTCATTGACGCCGACGACTTGTCGGCCGAGCAGGTGATGTCGTGCCGGCATAACTTGACCTACTGGCTGAACGAGCCGTACCTCGGCTTCGGTCCCGGCGCGCACTCGTTCTTCGGGGAGCGCCGCTTCTGGGATATTAACCCTGTACCCGTGTACGTGGACAAACTATCACGCGGGGAATCGGTGATTGGCGGCAGTGAAACGATCAGCCCGGCGCTAGAGCGAGCCGAAACGGTGATGCTGGCGCTGCGGCTGAATGATGGAATGGAGCGGTCGCGCTACATGGGCCGCTTCGGTGCGCCGCTCGATGAGCAGTTTGGCGCCGTGCTGCGGGAGTGTGCGGGCTGGGGACTGCTGACCGACGACGGCGAGTGCGTGCGGCTGACGCCGCGCGGCCGGCTGCTGTCCAACGAGGTGTTTCAACGCCTATTGCCGGATTAG